From Cucumis melo cultivar AY chromosome 3, USDA_Cmelo_AY_1.0, whole genome shotgun sequence:
aaaaattcataaatatagtaaatcgttaaaatatttacagttcgtataacaaaataaaaagtttgtgaagtcagtcatttttttaaatatttaaagttTGTCTCACTTTTATCGTTCTTTCTcgtcgattttttttcatcgtctttctctctccctctttttcttttttcaaattgttttttggttcaatattttttaaattgatatttgGTTCAATATCATCGAAtagaaaaaatctattttttattttttttcaaactgataTTTGATTGTTCAAGATCCTATATAAAAGAGTGTCTCTTCAAATCGATCGTCTAcaaaataatattgaaaaaaatggctactcaaatttaaacaatcaaatcttgtATACAAAtctaactaaattaaacgatcgtgtacataattatttttttttaacgatcgtgtatcaaacaatagtccaaatttaaacgatcttatatcaaatatattaggcGCATTGTTGATGGAgcaatttttaatattttccatCATAGGTCTAgccattttctctttttaaattgttttagtAAACATTTGGAGAGActctttttatttgatttttttttttaaaaaaaggattTAAGTTTATAAACCTTTCTTccacttttaaatttctttgtttttggttATCTGTTTTGTATTCATCCGTTtaaaaccaaattaaaatttgaagaaaaaaatagtttttaaaaatttgattttgttgttagaaattggttaatatcaaaagtttttcacttaaattgataaataaaaaaaataagtttttttttttttgttttgtgacgaaatggttgaattttagccaaatttaaaaacaataataagttacttttctagttttcaaattttgggtTGGTTTGATAAAAAGTAgacaataaaaaaagaaatttggaggtgaaaatattttctataaacttaatttttcaaaatcaaaatgatGAAACAAAATAGTTTTGATTATGAAAGTAAGACCTaaataaatgattgtttatCTTCTTTCCACACCACAGGCATTAATCTATATGCATAGAATGAGAATGAGAAGGCAATGAATCAAACAATATTTGACCAATATAAAATCACTAAATTAACACACTTTAGATTGCATTACGTTGATaaatctttgatttttttttcccctaaataattctttgtggaaatgtttgatttttcaaaaaaggaaaattataaaAGTATGGTAGTTAAGACATGTTATGATCATAGAACATTAAAAATACTATAGAGATGTAAAGAGGTTTCATCTGGCCCAAAAAATTTGGAATATCAACTTCTAGTCTtatatcatttttttcattaaaaaagaaacatCTAATATTCTAAGAAGCAACCCTAAGTCAATgcatatataaaacaaaataataataacaataataagcCAAATAATTTCTTGAGTTAACCATGGTTAGAAAAGACACCCaatgatatattattttcatgAAATAAATGTCCTTGTATTTTAGATTCCATTCAATTTTAGTCTACATATCtctaaatatcaaaattttcatttactCTCGATCTTGGTAATTATACTATTCTTTAAAGATATATAACATTTTGGTTTTCTTTAGTATGACAGCGAAAGTCATCTTAATACCACTAAACCAAACTCACTTTGATATACTGATTTTGAATCTAAACCTAAGAGTTAATAAGGAAAAGTCATATTGCATTAGAAACAAAGTCTCATATATTAAGAAAAGTAATAATCATAGGTATATAAGTGAAGACAATTATCTATAGTATGAGACCTTTTGAGTGGTATATAATTATAGGTATATAAGTGAGTACAACCACGAGAACTTGTACCCAAAGTAGACAATATCATATCGTTGTCCTTGTCAATTGCTATCATAGTATGGTCTAAAGCTAGTTGGTTAAAGTGAAATACTTAAATCCTAAACGAAGAAATCTAGTGAACTTCATTCATGCTATGGGAACTAACTTGGAGCAAACTCTCGTCATGGTTGGGAGTGGAGGAATTTGTTGGAAAGGAGGGTCAAAATTGGAGGGTTGCTAAGAGTTAGGGGTTGATGCCAAATGGTTCCAAAACCAAAGTTACGAGGATTTTCGTTTAAAGTAGATAATATCATACCAATTTGAAAATAAGTGGAAATTTCGCTGTGATTATAAAAGTAATGTGAACAAATACATTCACAGCCAGAGTATTAAACTtcacatttttgttttgttctttttttttaattactattTTGTTCAATCTTTTGGAAGTCTTCAGATCCAAAAGTGTTCCCTTGACAAATCATAGGGCTGAATTCAACATATTATTAAGTATTCAATATCTCTTGGTTTTGTTTGCTGCTATAAAGTATTTCAATCAAATCAACTTGTCTTTTGTACCAAACCTTTTCGTTCTCAGCATATCATTAAGTTTTCACTGTGATCTATTTGCCTACATCATCAAAAATTCTAAACTTTTGGCTTCAATTCAACACTAATCTCAAGTTGTTCTCTCTTGTTAATAAATGGGGAGCAGGACCAGACATTCAAAGCAAGAAAAATCCTAACAAACCCCACACAAAGAATACCAAAACCCCTCATATTTTTACTAGATCTTCTGCAATTCTCTTATGAACTCCTTAAGTTCCTTTCTAAACTTTCAAAGCACCAAAATTGTTGCTATCTCTATAGTAAACTGCCATCATTCTCTTGCACCTCATTCATAGAAGCTTAATCCTTACTATGAAGTGTGGAAGCAGTCCCCATTGTATGAAATGCTGCAAATTTGAGCTCCTTGTAATGTGTTTTCTTCTATTCATCCTTCCCTTACCCTCAGCAGCGCTTGAAGGAAATGAAACAGACAGGCTTGCATTGCTTTCTTTCAAATCTGAAATAACTGTTGATCCATTTGGTTTGTTTATCTCTTGGAATGAATCTGTTCATTTCTGCAAATGGGTTGGTGTTAAATGCAGTCCACAACAGAGAGTTGCTGAGTTAAATCTTCCCTCTTATCAATTCGTTGGTGAATTATCACCATCTATAGGGAACTTGAGTTTCCTTACAACGTTAAACCTCCAAAACAATAGCTTTGGTGGGGAAATTCCACAAGAGATTGGTAGCTTGAGCAAGCTGCAAATATTGGCCTTGGGCTACAACTACTTTGTAGGGGAGATTCCCATCACCATATCAAACTGCTCTGAGCTTCATTACATTGGATTCCTTAGGAACAATCTCACTGGCTTACTTCCAAAGGAAATTGGATTGTTGACCAAACTTGAAGAACTTGAGTTGTCTTCCAACAAACTGTTTGGAGAAATACCCGAATCACTTGGAAATCTTTCATCACTCTGGGGTTTCTGGGCCACCTTGAACAATTTCCATGGCAGTATTCCTACTAGCTTTGGGCGGTTGAAAAACTTAACAGTTCTTTCTATTGGAGCAAACAATTTGATTGGTTCTATTCCTTCCTCAATCTACAACCTTTCATCCATAAGAACCTTTTCACTTCCTTTCAATCAGCTTGAGGGTAGCCTTCCAGCAGATTTAGGTCTTCTCTTTCCAGATCTTCAGATCCTTAGAATTCATACCAATGAATTCAGTGGATCAATTCCTTTTACACTATCCAACGCAACAAAACTTGTGGTGTTTTCCATCTCAAAAAATAGGTTTACTGGGAAAGTGCCTAGCCTGGCAAACATGAGGGATCTTGAGGAACTTGGAGTTTCTGTAAACAATCTTGGATTTAGGGATGTTGATGACTTGAATTTTCTATCTTCTCTTGTCAATTGCAGCAACTTGAGTTCTGTGGTCATTAGTGACAACAATTTTGGTGGGATGCTTCCAGAATATATAAGCAACTTCTCCTCAAAGCTGAGGATTATTGGATTTGGAAGAAACTATATTCGTGGAACCATTCCAACTGATATTGGGAATCTCATTGGATTGGAGGGATTAGGTCTGGAGAGAAACCAACTGACTGGTCTTATACCAAGTTCATTGGGGAAACTAAAAAAGCTGGGTGATTTGTTCTTGAATATGAACAAACTCTCAGGGGAAATTCCCCAGTCTTTTGGAAATTTATCTGCATTAGGGAGATGTAATCTGAGGTTAAACAACTTGACAGGAGCCATTCCATCAAATGTTGGAGAGAACCAAAATTTGCTGATGCTAGCACTTTCTCAAAACCATCTAACTGGTACAATACCAAAAGAGTTGATGAGTATTTCATCTTTATCAATTGGTCTTGATCTGTCTGAGAATTTTTTGACTGGCTCCATTCCCTTGGAAGTAGGCAAGTTGATCAACCTTGGCTATTTGCATATGTCTGACAACATGTTAACGGGGGCCATTCCCTCTACTCTCAGTGGTTGCACAAGCTTAGTAGATCTAAACTTGGGTGGAAATTTTCTTCAGGGTCCCATACCTCAGTCTTTGAGTTCTTTGAAAGGTATTGAAAAACTCGACCTCTCTCGCAACAATCTTTCAGGCCAAATCCCATCTTATTTTCAAGATTTCAACTTCCTGAACTTCTTGAATTTATCTTTCAACAATCTGGAAGGTGAAGTTCCCACACAAGGAGTGTTCAAAAATGCAACTGCCTTCTCTATTATAGGAAACAAGAAACTTTGTGGTGGTATGCATGAATTGAATCTATCGAGATGCAGTTTTCAAAGCCCCACAAAGCAGAAACCAACTATGACAGTAAAAATAATCATCTCTGTTGTTGGTGGATTGGTGGGAAGTGTTCTGGTCTCCTTTGTTGTGCTCTTTCTCTGGTCAATGAAGAGAAAGAATAAGCTGGATCCTAATCCGTTACCAAGTGTTTCATGTCTTGTTGTATCTTATAATGATCTTCTTAAAGCCACCAATGAGTTTTCTCCCAACAATCTAATTGGAGTTGGTGGATATGGATCTGTCTATAAAGGAACTCTCAGTCAGGATGAAAGTGTTGTTGCAATTAAAGTGTTCAACATTCATCATAGAAGGGCATCAAAAAGCTTTCTGGCAGAATGTGAAGCTCTTAGAAACCTTAGACATCGAAACCTAGTCAAAATTCTTTCAGCGTGTTCGGGTTTCAATTTTCAAGGAAATGATTTTCTCGCATTGGTTTATGATTTCATGGTGAATGGGAACCTAGAGAATTGGCTACATCTAGATGGTAGTTTAAATCAGGAAGAGGGCCAAAGACGTTTAAATATCAAGCAAAGGCTAAATATTGCCATTGATGTGGTTAGTGCTCTGGATTATCTGCATAATGGTAGCCACATACCGATAGTTCACTGTGACTTGAAGCCTAGCAATGTTCTTTTGGATGCTAACATGACTGCTCACCTTGGAGATTTTGGACTAGCAAAAATTATGGCTGAAACTTCTCTCCAAAACAGATCAACCGAAACCGAGTCCATTGGTATCAGAGGCACCATTGGATATGCACCTCCAGGTGACTTTGGTTTTTTCCCACATGATAATGCACTTTTGACTCGGTATAAAATGAAAATCCAAATCCATGTGCTTCTCTCTTCTTGTTCATGTGAATACTTTGAAGAGTACTTCTGCTTACTTCTCAAACCAATCTAAcctatttaaatattttctgcTTGCTTTCATGGTTCCATGAACTGCTCAACAACCTGGCTAAATTAGTAGATAATGCTCAAAACTCCTTTTGAGGACTTGACCAgtttaaaatctataattttCAGCAAATATGTGTACATTTTATatgaaattgtttaaaattcTAACTCTTTCTTCAACTGTTCATGACAAATGTAGAGTATGGAATGGGAAACGAGGTTTCTACATATGGAGATGTGTATAGCTATGGCATTCTATTATTGGAGATGTTCACTGGAAAGAGGCCAACTGATGATATGTTCAACGACGGCTTAACCTTGAACAACTACGTTCTTACCGCTTTACCGGACCAGGTAGAACAAATAGCAGATCCAACAATGAGGCTTCAAGAACTAGAGGAAACAAGTAACAACGATGCTATGATGGAGGCTAATCGGTCTCTTAGAATTAGAGAGTGCTTGTTTTCCATTTTCCGCGTAGGAGTTTCCTGTTCTGCTGAAGTACCTACTCAGAGAATGAATATCAGTGATGCTGCTGCCAAACTTCGCCTTGCAAGAGGAAACTTTTCTAGGGGCTTGAATGTGGGAACATAATATATATTGGACAAAAAAATTAGCAGGCTGAGAAGCCTCACTGATCACTAGCTTGTGCAAAACAGTGTCGTGAGATTGTACTTTGTTAGTGTTCGTTTACTCGATTTACGTCATCTTGTTCGAATCTAGGATTGTTTTTAGATAAATCAATGCATAGATGATAGATATGTGATACTATAGACTGAAAATCATTATACAAAAACTTGGTAGTTCTTTTCCTGTTCTATTATGAAGTTTTGTCATATCAATACACCAACAAAGTTTATTTTCTTTCCAGCTGAGAAAGAGTTGCAAATAGAGTATACTGAACTTGTTTAATTTACACTTTCGgatattttactattttgacCGATCTTcttaaaactgacattattcTTACCGTAAATTTACGCAAgatataaataaatttagaacAAGCTAAATTATATCTTAAACTCTCACTTCATTGGTTAGAATCAAATAAGCAATCGatcataaaattataaataataaaggtagaaaaagaaagaacaacACCGAACATTATACTGGTTCGTCCCAAACTCGAGACTATGTTCAGTCTTCTGCAACTTCAAGTTCAACTACGATGGAGATTTAAAAAACCCTCAAACTCACGCTTACAAACCACTCTCCCCAAATAATCCAACAAAAACTATTTGAATTCAACTGCCACAACTCGGTAGcttgaaataaaacaaaagaaaccCTTAACTCATAacccaaaatagaaaaatacacATTGTAGTTTGCTTACTGTCACTCTAAAATACTGAAGAATAAAAACATCAGTGCTCTCAGTTTTAATTCTTCTTCAACGGCAAAATGAATCACGGCCCACACCTATATTTTTCCCTTCAAAAACCTCCTTCTAATTTTATAGAATAGACTCCACCCCCATGTCTTTCTTTAACAATAACCACCTACAATTTTAGCCAATAGAAAAGCTTTCTTACATAGGTTCATTACAGGAAATGGGccttgagaaaaaaaaaaaaatgagttaACATGCAACGTTGGCACATGTACGTTGGGAATGCTCGAGACTTAAGCAAATTGATTTTGGGCTCCACATTCTTAACACAgttctctcttctctctctgaTATGGTGATGGTAGAAACAATTACATCAACAATACCCCTAATCAcatttttcatgtttttttctgACCGTGATTACAATTACGAGCTTGTATGTTGTACCATCCTATGTAGATTTAAAGAGTCTATCTAAAATGACTTTTTCAATACTTAATATCATTTCGAACCGACCTTAATACTAGGACAAGAAACATAAATAATCACCTAGCCTAAAATTTTGAAGTGAGATGAACATGTCCCGTAATGTTTTGAGTTTCTTTCAAGGTTGTTGAAGACTATTTGTACAAACTTACATGAGTTTTTTTGACAAGGGTTACATCATTTCCATATATAGCAAATCAAAGATGATCAAGAATAGCATGAGAACATTCATATTATGGCACACAAATTCGCTTTATTTACATCCATTACACCAAAATTCATAAGTGTGTGGCCCAACATTCATGTTCTACCTATTGAACAATAGAGGACAAACTAACACTTGTAACTAAAAGTCAATTGCTTGCTGCTTAGGGATCTTTGTCTTATCAAACTCAATGACGGGTCAATTTAGGCACTAAGAGTCTTTATGGTTGTTTAATATTTGTGCATAAATATATTCAACTTTATAACGTAAAATGCTAAACTTTATGTCATGCCATCGCAGGGTGTTTGGAGTTGTAATAGACTGAGTTTATAATGCGATGTTATTCAGAGCTCATGTTTGGATTGAACGTTTTGAACTCAATTTGTGAAAGAAAACTTTTCTATTTCCATAGTTTCGACCAAATCCTCTTTTCCATCATTTTCACACTTTGCAATCTAATTTTCATTACACTCTTGATTCCTCACCTTATTCCAATGTCCCTAATCTTGGTTACATTCAAGTCTTCCAAACAATTCCTAATAAATTGAATACCTTTAGCCTCTCTCCTACAATGTGCATGGAAAAGTTCTCATCGCATAAACTTCAAAACTTGGTCTttagatttcaaatttttttggTTAAAATGCAAATTTGGTCTCTATAATTTAGAGAAAGTTAAAAGTTAGTCCATATGATTTATAACTAAAATTTAATTCTTATGGTGTTGTAacaattttataaatagttcCTATGTGACTTTATTC
This genomic window contains:
- the LOC103485567 gene encoding probable LRR receptor-like serine/threonine-protein kinase At3g47570 — protein: MCFLLFILPLPSAALEGNETDRLALLSFKSEITVDPFGLFISWNESVHFCKWVGVKCSPQQRVAELNLPSYQFVGELSPSIGNLSFLTTLNLQNNSFGGEIPQEIGSLSKLQILALGYNYFVGEIPITISNCSELHYIGFLRNNLTGLLPKEIGLLTKLEELELSSNKLFGEIPESLGNLSSLWGFWATLNNFHGSIPTSFGRLKNLTVLSIGANNLIGSIPSSIYNLSSIRTFSLPFNQLEGSLPADLGLLFPDLQILRIHTNEFSGSIPFTLSNATKLVVFSISKNRFTGKVPSLANMRDLEELGVSVNNLGFRDVDDLNFLSSLVNCSNLSSVVISDNNFGGMLPEYISNFSSKLRIIGFGRNYIRGTIPTDIGNLIGLEGLGLERNQLTGLIPSSLGKLKKLGDLFLNMNKLSGEIPQSFGNLSALGRCNLRLNNLTGAIPSNVGENQNLLMLALSQNHLTGTIPKELMSISSLSIGLDLSENFLTGSIPLEVGKLINLGYLHMSDNMLTGAIPSTLSGCTSLVDLNLGGNFLQGPIPQSLSSLKGIEKLDLSRNNLSGQIPSYFQDFNFLNFLNLSFNNLEGEVPTQGVFKNATAFSIIGNKKLCGGMHELNLSRCSFQSPTKQKPTMTVKIIISVVGGLVGSVLVSFVVLFLWSMKRKNKLDPNPLPSVSCLVVSYNDLLKATNEFSPNNLIGVGGYGSVYKGTLSQDESVVAIKVFNIHHRRASKSFLAECEALRNLRHRNLVKILSACSGFNFQGNDFLALVYDFMVNGNLENWLHLDGSLNQEEGQRRLNIKQRLNIAIDVVSALDYLHNGSHIPIVHCDLKPSNVLLDANMTAHLGDFGLAKIMAETSLQNRSTETESIGIRGTIGYAPPEYGMGNEVSTYGDVYSYGILLLEMFTGKRPTDDMFNDGLTLNNYVLTALPDQVEQIADPTMRLQELEETSNNDAMMEANRSLRIRECLFSIFRVGVSCSAEVPTQRMNISDAAAKLRLARGNFSRGLNVGT